From Larus michahellis chromosome 5, bLarMic1.1, whole genome shotgun sequence, the proteins below share one genomic window:
- the LOC141743278 gene encoding uncharacterized protein LOC141743278 isoform X2: MPRSWWAPTTARPTRRWRYAGPSGIPSGPRPRPVRVPMLSVVRPQREEEQRKEEERRRALEERKRWERERMEEERREAAERELRFREKERMIEEQRKEQARLEAEERRKEKARWEQQQREHEEAMRERSRRSESIEKAAEAAVLVSQRSQNPRDFFRQRERSGSTSGTPLPASPLGTRPGARRPFLRYQRSLTESAFIFRRPDPPPSPGPLHPGAFRAAPPPSPRRPQPPLPTSPTGRGTPPCAPTGTPTSPTGTGTPPCASTSPTGRGASPAASPIGTRPPSCASTGSPPSPVGTGPPPLSSPLGTGSPPPSATWSPPSLAGAGSPPPMPGPGPLPPASPPRMGCPPGPPGSGSPDSTCGAEPLPPCSTPGLGPPSSPPCQPPLGTKEAITLPPPSPSGTPQDEDGPPLDTFPLPSPPAWESPGLLVGPDKGVPASQGGSPLPGLTPALMPQARTPPRSPSPPSLPRDPALPHQEPQTGSVGQAGQEPALGNLGHNGIKGHEEGGWPAPWEQDTLPGQGDEPSDSILLPQPLHKDKPGFALLLARDAPHPQLPGGTSPPAEDEDLSPHAV; encoded by the exons ATGCCCAGGAGCTGGTG GGCACCAACTACCGCAAGACCAACCCGGCGCTGGAGATACGCCGGACCAAGCGGGATTCCTTCTGGGCCCAGGCcgag GCCGGTGAGGGTCCCGATGCTGAGCGTGGTGCGGCCGCAGCGCGAGGAGGAGCAGCGCAAggaggaggagcggcggcgggcaCTGGAGGAGCGCAAGCGCTGGGAGCGGGAGCggatggaggaggagaggcgGGAGGCGGCCGAGCGCGAGCTCCGCTTCAGGGAGAAGGAGCGGATGATCGAGGAGCAGCG GAAGGAGCAGGCGCGGCTGGAGGCGGAGGAGCGGAGGAAGGAGAAGGCGCGATGG gagcagcagcagcgggagcacGAGGAGGCCATGCGGGAACGCAGCCGGCGCAGCGAGTCCATCGAGAAGGCGGCC GAGGCGGCTGTCCTGGTCTCCCAGCGCTCGCAGAACCCACGGGATTTCTTCCGGCAGCGGGAGCGCTCGGGGTCCACCTCTGGCACCccgctgcctgcctcccccctcGGCACCAGGCCCG GTGCCCGGCGGCCATTCCTGCGGTACCAGCGCAGCCTGACGGAGTCGGCATTCATCTTCCGCCGGCCGGACCCTCCACCCTCACCTGGACCCCTCCACCCTGGGGCTTTCAGGGCtgcacccccccccagcccccgccgaccccagcctcccctccccaccagccccacggggagggggacccctccctgtgctcccaccgggacccccaccagccccacggggacagggacccctCCCTGTGCCTCCACCAGCCCCACGGGGAGAGGGGcatcccctgctgccagccccataGGGACAAGACCCCCTTCCTGTGCCAGCAcggggagcccccccagccctgtgggtACAGGGCCCCCCCCTCTGTCCAGCCCCTTAGGGACaggctccccccctccctctgccACCTGGAgtccccccagcctggcaggggcagggtCCCCACCCCCCATGCCTGGGCCAGGGCCCCTGCCCCCTGCCAGTCCCCCAAGGATggggtgtccccccggcccccccgggtcAGGCTCCCCTGatagcacttgtggggcagagcccctgcCCCCCTGCAGCACTCCTGGGCTGgggccccccagcagccccccttGTCAGCCCCCCCTGGGCACCAAGGAGGCCATAactctgcctccccccagcccctctggcaCCCCCCAGGATGAGGACGGGCCCCCCCTGGATACCTTCCcactccccagccccccggcaTGGGAGTCTCCAGGACTGCTGGTGGGGCCGGACAAGGGGGTCCCAGCCTCCCAGGGGGGGTCCCCCCTGCCCGGGCTGACACCTGCCCTGATGCCTCAGGCCAGGACTCCCCcgcgcagccccagcccccccagcctgccgCGGGATCCGGCCCTTCCCCACCAGGAACCACAGACAG ggtctgtggggcaggcggggcaggagccagccctgggcaacctggggcaCAACGGCATCAAGGGCCATGAGGAGGGGGGCTGGCCGGCCCCCTGGGAGCAGGACACCCTCCCGGGGCAG GGGGATGAGCCCAGCGACAGCATCCTCCTGCCACAGCCCCTGCACAAAGACAAGCCAG GCTTTGCCCTGCTGCTGGCCCGTGACGCCCCCCACCCGCAGCTGCCCGGGGGCACCAGCCCCCCCGCCGAGGACGAGGACCTCTCCCCCCACGCCGTGTAG